One Spinacia oleracea cultivar Varoflay chromosome 4, BTI_SOV_V1, whole genome shotgun sequence DNA segment encodes these proteins:
- the LOC130459517 gene encoding uncharacterized protein isoform X2: protein MGVDKPSLVVDLVEDPLSGIPADVRSQIPAEVARRARSSGAKDKGKDAAAAEDENVPATPHYSSKDRVAICRKVFKAVPAEYVASLPGRKTDAQFGAIQATLLDLFCRMEFCKSWKTRTAEELKAQVAESTHHGDYAFKSIEEVRLQMQTTIDLQAKEVAALRSDKAELLKKILAQDKDMVAMVEEAKTAAAEIRALQDQLREYPQVKEAAEEAEHLRGELETARSQVRTLRERLLESYDQGEQATKDAVKHAWESHMSEYDLGWFQRRMEHSAAVLAAERLGQPPPEFVSSDDEDDAAAP, encoded by the exons atgggcgtggacaagccgtctctggtggtggacttggtggaggaccctctttcgggaatcccggccgacgtccgctctcagataccggcggaggtggcccgccgagctaggtcttcgggcg ccaaagacaaagggaaggatgcagctgctgccgaggatgagaacgtacctgctactccccactattcgtcaaaggatagggtggctatatgccgcaaggtttttaaggccgtccccgcagagtatgttgcttctcttcctggccgcaagactgacgcccagtttggtgcgatccaggccactcttctcgac ttgttctgccgcatggaattctgcaagagctggaagacccgcactgctgaggagctcaaagctcaggtggctgagtccacccaccatggtgactatgcgttcaagtccattgaagaggtccgcctgcagatgcagacgaccatagaccttcaagcgaaggaggtggctgcgttgagatctgacaaggccgagctgcttaagaagatcttggcgcaggacaaggacatggtggcaatggtcgaggaggccaagacagcggcggcggaaatacgggcgcttcaggaccagttgcgggagtaccctcaggtcaaagaggcggctgaggaagccgagcatcttcgtggggagctagagacggccagatcgcaagttcgcaccttgcgtgagcgtcttctggaatcctatgatcagggggaacaagcgaccaaggacgctgttaagcacgcctgggagagccacatgtcagagtatgatcttgggtggttccagcggcgaatggagcacagtgccgctgtgttggctgctgaacgtcttggtcagccgccccctgagtttgtatcatctgatgacgaggacgatgcggccgcCCCCTGA
- the LOC130459517 gene encoding uncharacterized protein isoform X1: MGVDKPSLVVDLVEDPLSGIPADVRSQIPAEVARRARSSGGKYYSNVVQTYRASSGSSSYSPRHPKAIVFPIAKDKGKDAAAAEDENVPATPHYSSKDRVAICRKVFKAVPAEYVASLPGRKTDAQFGAIQATLLDLFCRMEFCKSWKTRTAEELKAQVAESTHHGDYAFKSIEEVRLQMQTTIDLQAKEVAALRSDKAELLKKILAQDKDMVAMVEEAKTAAAEIRALQDQLREYPQVKEAAEEAEHLRGELETARSQVRTLRERLLESYDQGEQATKDAVKHAWESHMSEYDLGWFQRRMEHSAAVLAAERLGQPPPEFVSSDDEDDAAAP; this comes from the exons atgggcgtggacaagccgtctctggtggtggacttggtggaggaccctctttcgggaatcccggccgacgtccgctctcagataccggcggaggtggcccgccgagctaggtcttcgggcggtaagtattattcgaacgtcgttcagacgtatcgagcctcctctggcagttcttcttactctccgcgtcatcctaaggccattgtttttcctatagccaaagacaaagggaaggatgcagctgctgccgaggatgagaacgtacctgctactccccactattcgtcaaaggatagggtggctatatgccgcaaggtttttaaggccgtccccgcagagtatgttgcttctcttcctggccgcaagactgacgcccagtttggtgcgatccaggccactcttctcgac ttgttctgccgcatggaattctgcaagagctggaagacccgcactgctgaggagctcaaagctcaggtggctgagtccacccaccatggtgactatgcgttcaagtccattgaagaggtccgcctgcagatgcagacgaccatagaccttcaagcgaaggaggtggctgcgttgagatctgacaaggccgagctgcttaagaagatcttggcgcaggacaaggacatggtggcaatggtcgaggaggccaagacagcggcggcggaaatacgggcgcttcaggaccagttgcgggagtaccctcaggtcaaagaggcggctgaggaagccgagcatcttcgtggggagctagagacggccagatcgcaagttcgcaccttgcgtgagcgtcttctggaatcctatgatcagggggaacaagcgaccaaggacgctgttaagcacgcctgggagagccacatgtcagagtatgatcttgggtggttccagcggcgaatggagcacagtgccgctgtgttggctgctgaacgtcttggtcagccgccccctgagtttgtatcatctgatgacgaggacgatgcggccgcCCCCTGA